A segment of the Candidatus Hydrogenedentota bacterium genome:
GACCATGGGCGGCGACGGGATGCGTTTGAACCACGTTCCCCCGGAGAAAACACGTTTCCAAAAAGTCTTCGGCGGCTGCGCCCGCTCCGATTCCCGGCCATTCTTCGGCGGATCCAATGTGCTCTTCCTCGACGGCCACGTGGAGTTTTTGCGCTACATCCCCATTCCGGGACTGGACACCATGACGCCCCAGCAGGCCGAGCAGGCCCTCCAGGGGGCCAACGAGCCCGTCCTCGCAACCGTCGCCGCGGTCATCGGCGCCGTCGGCGACGTCTGAGCGGAGGCGCCGCCACCCCCGGGCGCACGGACCAACACGGACGAACACGGACGGCCACGGACCGGGGCACCCGGCGGGAGTTCTCCTCGTCCGTGCGGGTCTGTGCACGTCCGTGTCCGTCCGTGCGCGCCTTCCCTATTCCGGGAAGTTGATCCGCACGATGTCCAGGCGCCCCTCCCGCTCCACCACCAGCAGGGCGCGCACAGCCGGGTGCTTCGCGCAGTAGGCGCGCGCCCCGTCCTCGCCCAGGATGAAGAAGGCCGTGCTCAGCGCGTCGCTCTCCGTGCCCGTGGGGGCGACGGCCGAGGCGCTGCGGATGTTCGTGTCCACGGGCCGGCCGGTCCTCGGGTCGAAGATGTGCGCGTAGCGTTTCCCGTCAATCTCGACATAGCGCTCGCTCGCGCCGGAGGTCGAGAGGGACTCGCCCGGGGCGATCTCCACCTCGGCCACGGGCGGGTGCTTCTTTTCGGGGTCCTCGAAGGGCCAGGTGATCTCGACGCCCCAGGTCTTCGAGGCGGGCGGCGTCCCCATCACCACAATGGTGCTCGTGCTCGAGTGGAGCCGCGCGCGGTTCACCCCGTTCTGCCGCAGGATCTCCGCCGCGCGGTCCAGCGCGAGGCCCTTGCCGATCCCCCCGAAATCCACCCGCATCCCCGGCCGCGTGAAGCGCACCGCGCGCGTCGCCGGGTCCAGCTCCACGCGGTTCATGCCCACGCTCTCCCGCGCGGCGGCGAGCTGCTCCGGCGTGGGCAGCACGCCTTTCTCCCTGTAGAACCCCCACAGCGCCAGCAGCGGCCCGACCGTCACATCGAACACGCCGCCCGTGTCGTCGTAAAACCGGCGCGACGTCTCCATCAGGCCGAAGAGGTCCGGGTCCACCACCACCGGCCCCTCCGACGCCCGGCGGT
Coding sequences within it:
- a CDS encoding FAD:protein FMN transferase, with product MSTQRSETGRAVRRHGWAVLAALAGWAAGGWAAEGDLPAVHMTHRAMGAEFDFVLVGDSPQTTPDQLTYAGEAAFEAIDRLERRISNWIEESPVSVMNRRASEGPVVVDPDLFGLMETSRRFYDDTGGVFDVTVGPLLALWGFYREKGVLPTPEQLAAARESVGMNRVELDPATRAVRFTRPGMRVDFGGIGKGLALDRAAEILRQNGVNRARLHSSTSTIVVMGTPPASKTWGVEITWPFEDPEKKHPPVAEVEIAPGESLSTSGASERYVEIDGKRYAHIFDPRTGRPVDTNIRSASAVAPTGTESDALSTAFFILGEDGARAYCAKHPAVRALLVVEREGRLDIVRINFPE